atttttactcctgaacctatttaggcttgccataacaaaggggttgaatacttactgactcaagcttttcattttaaattataaaaatgtctaaaacataaTTCAATTTtgacagtatggggtattgtgtgtaggccagtgacaaaacatctcaattgaaaccattttaaattcaggctgtaacacaacaaaatatggaaaaagtcaagggtgtgaatactttctgaaggcactgtaagtctcCACTGCCTCAGAGGCTATTTTATATCTATGACACTGACCTATGACGACCCTGACCTATGACGACACTGACCTATGACACTGACCTATGGAGTTTCGGTAAACTGTAGGCCAGGTTATGAGCTCCCTTACTGTATATTCCTACAAGGAGAGAATGTTTTGGACTTTCAACCAGGGCCTTCAAAAATGTCCTTATGTATCTCCTATCTCTGACTCAGAGTTTGTGGCAGCAGCTGTTCGATCACACTTCGATGACTGTCCTGACTCGCATAGCCACTTCTGTTTCCATGGCACCTGTCGTTTCCTGATTCTGGAGGAGACGCCTGCATGTGTGTAAGTTCAACTTCCTGTCCTGTGGTTCAAAAAATgcaaggatctctctctctctctctctctctctctctctctctctctctctctctctctctctctctctctctctctctctctctctctctctctctctctctctctctctctctctctctctctctctctctctctcgtcccacAGTTGTCATTATTGCAATATCAGGTGAATCATTGTCACTCTGTCTGTATGGGAAATTGTTGTTCGAACAGTCACAAAATAGCATATGTCCTAATTATTTTATTTTGAGTGGTCCATCACCAGTTATTAGGAGTTATCGAGAGTTTGTTGGGTAACCCAACCAGTTTTAGTGTATGTGACTGACGGTTGAACAGCTTTTTCATGCTCCTCAGAACAATATGTGTTTAGGATCTGTTCTGCCAGTGCTCTGTTTGTACACTGATTCGCTGCAGTTCGTAGAGCTGGTCTAAGCATAATGCAAATGACATTGGCTTATGGAATTAGAGAGCGGCAGTTCACTTCTCTCTGACTAAGCAGAGTAGAGAACTCCCTCCAGGATTAGGGTCTTTGACCTAAACCCTTTACTAAAGAGCTCTTTAGTAGCGAATCCTTTAGACCCTTTTTTGGCATGTTCATAAAACGAAGGGTATTGTGTGGGTATTTAACTGATGCAGAATAGTTTTGCAGACTGAGAACTTCACTACTACCAAGTCTGATGCCCTTGCTCCTCTCCATGTTGGACAGGTGTCACCAAGGCTTCGTAGGGATGCGATGTGAGCATGCTGACCTTCTAGCCGTGGTGGCCACCAATCACAGACAACAGACAGTTGCCACAGCGCTAGTGCTGTGTGTGATTGGCTGTGTCTTGACGATGCTGCTCTGTACACTTTTACAGTAAGTACATAATGTTATATCGTGATTTTGGTCAATTGGAATAACACAAGTGAACAGAAATGTCACCATGACACTGCCCATTCAATGAACCTACATACTTGATTGTGTAGACATCTGCGTCATCACATAGTTGATTAACCAATCCTACTGCACATGCTACCATGAGTTTGTTCATAAAGTAAGATTAAACCCTACACTTCTACTGATAGTCTTTATAAGGTTAATGAATGTGTTGACCTGAAATCATCTGTAATTGAAAAATGTCCTCTCTCCCAGTTGCTGGTGGAGGCGGGACGGTTTTGGGCAGAGGCACGGACTCCACTGTGCCCCAGAGAAACAAGGCAGTATGCTGAAGGGCCGGGGTTCCTGCTGTCACTCTGAAAGTGGTACAGACTTTCTTTTAACTTTTGCCTAGTTTGCCTTTTGTCTATGTTTCACATTTCCAACTATCATCAAGTTTGAAAATTGGAAActacaggggtgtattcattacatcTTGCAACGGAAACCAAACGGAAGCAAGCGGAATGAAATGGGAGGGACCTACTTGAATTTATCCAATAGAAACTTTGGTTTTCATTGCAAAATATTTTCTGTTTGGAGATAACTGTTTTACTGTtgtaaaacattttgcaacagaaacgtTATAAAGAATACACCCCAGGGGTTCTAATTATGATAATCGGTAAGGGGTATTTTTGTAATCGACTGGAGAGGGTAGCTATGAGCCCTAAAGGGAGGTTTAATGGCCTACTGTGTCCTATCTGCTGAAGCCTCCTGAAGCTTTTCGCTGTGCATATAGGACCCATCTGGTTATTAGAGGCTCATGCTGTCAGACCTAATGTATGGGAACCATTGAGGTGTTGCTGACACTTGTAGCTAATTGATGTTTCCTGTCCTTAACATCCATTGACACGCAGATTTCACTTACACAGGGTTATGAGAACACTACACTGAGATCATAAAGACAGCTAAATACAGTCTTGACCATATCAGAACAGGATTCTCTATATATCTATTAGTTACAGTGAATCTTTTCAAAGATATGCTGACTACTGTACTCAACCTCACCCTATATGAACTTTGAATGTTCTTGACTCGTGTTTTTTGTGAAGTACACACTAATAACATTATCACACACAGACTGCAATGTCAATCAAATGATAAATGACTTTCCTCGAgagatactgtagttagatgcTTGAAAGACTCAGTAAATACAGTGTTCTCTCTTAACCAGCAGTGGCATGCTATGGGTCTATCCGATGCTTATGCAAACCCAGGACCAATATTTCCTTAACTTCTGCCCCCTCGTGTAAGTTTTCATATATCATGT
This window of the Coregonus clupeaformis isolate EN_2021a chromosome 10, ASM2061545v1, whole genome shotgun sequence genome carries:
- the LOC121575878 gene encoding protransforming growth factor alpha-like, translating into MMSRSFWDAFFLITGSLFTYGTGQDNSTIATNSTMTPTPPVTTTTVNIMTSSTTTSTITTTNLPVKKFVAAAVRSHFDDCPDSHSHFCFHGTCRFLILEETPACVCHQGFVGMRCEHADLLAVVATNHRQQTVATALVLCVIGCVLTMLLCTLLHCWWRRDGFGQRHGLHCAPEKQGSMLKGRGSCCHSESVV